In one bacterium genomic region, the following are encoded:
- a CDS encoding M14 family zinc carboxypeptidase translates to MMVNRSSATALWLSVVLLFGSASAGPILVRVGARNFQELSSHITFKGTSIEIAGAKSGQSYDLLLDRSDFGTVEACGLPVTVIHDDMGVVQREAILTGAYHTTAQLDSMMRAWAANYSSICQFESIGPTYHNNWIYGLKIASTAAQGKPECLELGIVHSREWGGVEAVRHLCDTLIHYYASDTGFHHFIDNHQLHVFMITNVDGYKYDHDSSPYGPDSGYMWRKDRQPFGGQIGTDPNRNFNGTCMGSIMDDWGSMVNGTQSTHNPSDLVFMGASGASGLEIKAVTEWFKQHTVVACVSVHTYSEDVLWPFGTGTVAPDSSCLKTLATGMASRMGRLGGGTYTPEQSNYLYPTNDGSDDWFYGWGHTVGGFPCMSFTTELGTDFYQPVQDLDSIQNASFRGDYYLFQHSDSIINALEGMVPRPILTVVDTTGSRYIPIHWTPTRPDQNHPDKWGLEQFTGLTVVTDSMESGVSNWTLHGASQSTTQKHSGTHSMYLGTGNNISNYCETKYPYPVQAGDSLKYWIWYNTETNYDVTVAEVSLEGKEWIQLHDRFTGNSSGWLYKAFSLDQWAGKSVYVRFRYMTDDATTRAGVYVDDVWPVPTFANDTVVTDSIADTLYTAVVDSVGTYYYRVRGHNAAWGWNDYGPLHGVVVTGLAGVQEPAAKSVTSVLEVGPNPVLNGTRVNYAIERGGPVSLVVYDATGRRVRNLVSGSSKAGVCTSDWDGKDGSGRQVPAGVYYVRLSAGKTSTARVTVIR, encoded by the coding sequence ATGATGGTCAATCGCTCTTCTGCGACCGCGCTGTGGCTTTCAGTTGTCCTGCTCTTTGGTTCGGCGAGCGCCGGTCCGATCCTGGTGCGCGTCGGCGCGCGCAACTTCCAGGAGCTCAGTTCCCATATCACCTTTAAGGGCACGTCAATTGAGATTGCCGGCGCCAAGTCCGGACAGTCCTATGACCTGCTGCTCGACCGGTCGGACTTCGGCACGGTTGAGGCCTGCGGACTGCCCGTCACTGTGATTCACGACGACATGGGCGTCGTGCAGCGTGAGGCCATCCTGACCGGCGCGTACCACACAACGGCCCAGCTTGACTCCATGATGCGCGCGTGGGCTGCGAACTACTCAAGCATATGCCAGTTTGAGTCCATTGGCCCTACCTATCACAACAACTGGATCTATGGACTCAAGATCGCCTCTACCGCAGCCCAAGGCAAGCCGGAATGTCTTGAGCTTGGCATCGTCCACTCCCGTGAATGGGGCGGAGTAGAAGCGGTGCGACATCTCTGCGATACGCTGATCCACTATTATGCTAGTGACACCGGGTTCCATCACTTCATCGACAACCACCAGCTCCACGTGTTCATGATAACCAATGTCGACGGCTACAAGTACGACCACGACTCATCCCCGTATGGCCCCGACAGCGGATACATGTGGCGCAAGGACCGGCAGCCGTTCGGCGGGCAAATCGGCACGGACCCGAACCGCAACTTCAACGGTACGTGCATGGGCAGCATCATGGATGATTGGGGTTCGATGGTCAACGGGACGCAGAGCACGCATAACCCGAGCGACCTCGTGTTCATGGGCGCCTCCGGCGCATCGGGCCTCGAAATCAAGGCCGTCACAGAGTGGTTCAAACAGCACACGGTGGTTGCGTGTGTCAGCGTTCACACGTACAGCGAGGACGTGCTCTGGCCCTTCGGCACAGGGACCGTGGCGCCGGACAGTTCTTGCCTCAAGACTCTCGCAACGGGCATGGCCAGCCGCATGGGCAGGCTGGGTGGCGGCACCTACACTCCAGAGCAGTCCAACTACCTGTACCCGACGAACGACGGTTCCGATGACTGGTTTTACGGCTGGGGCCATACCGTCGGTGGATTTCCGTGCATGTCGTTTACGACCGAGCTGGGTACCGATTTCTACCAGCCGGTACAGGACCTGGACAGCATCCAGAATGCATCTTTCCGCGGCGACTATTACCTGTTCCAGCACTCTGACTCCATCATCAATGCGCTTGAGGGCATGGTGCCGAGGCCGATACTCACGGTCGTGGATACCACGGGCTCCCGCTATATCCCGATTCACTGGACTCCGACCCGTCCGGACCAGAACCACCCGGACAAATGGGGACTCGAACAGTTCACCGGCCTGACCGTCGTCACGGACAGCATGGAGTCAGGCGTCAGCAATTGGACTCTGCACGGCGCCAGCCAGTCAACGACGCAGAAGCACAGTGGTACCCACTCGATGTACCTTGGCACCGGCAACAACATTTCCAACTACTGTGAAACCAAGTACCCGTACCCGGTCCAGGCCGGCGACTCGCTCAAATACTGGATATGGTACAATACCGAAACCAACTATGACGTGACCGTGGCCGAGGTGTCGCTCGAAGGCAAAGAGTGGATTCAGCTCCACGACCGGTTCACGGGCAACTCCAGCGGTTGGTTGTACAAGGCTTTCTCGCTCGACCAGTGGGCCGGCAAGTCCGTGTACGTCCGGTTCCGCTATATGACCGACGACGCAACGACCCGCGCCGGTGTCTATGTCGACGACGTCTGGCCGGTTCCTACATTCGCGAACGACACGGTCGTAACTGACAGCATCGCCGATACGCTCTACACTGCGGTCGTCGATTCTGTCGGGACTTACTACTACCGCGTGCGCGGCCACAACGCCGCCTGGGGTTGGAACGACTACGGGCCACTCCACGGCGTTGTAGTGACCGGACTTGCCGGCGTTCAGGAGCCGGCAGCGAAGTCCGTCACCTCAGTGTTAGAGGTCGGGCCGAACCCAGTTCTGAACGGCACGAGGGTCAACTACGCAATCGAGCGCGGCGGGCCAGTCAGCCTCGTTGTGTATGATGCTACCGGCAGGCGGGTGAGGAATTTGGTCTCGGGTTCGTCCAAAGCCGGCGTCTGTACATCGGACTGGGACGGCAAAGACGGAAGCGGCAGACAGGTTCCGGCCGGGGTCTACTACGTGAGGCTGTCGGCCGGCAAAACCTCGACTGCGCGGGTGACGGTCATACGTTAG